Proteins found in one Herbiconiux sp. A18JL235 genomic segment:
- a CDS encoding ABC transporter permease, translated as MTDFTGQAGSLWRRMLSGSWVGITVATVLLFALSPVIAPGSLAPAPLLSMLPFASVLAIVAAGQTLVVQQRGLDLSIPGMIALAAVLSTGLPQNYGWPLWAAVIAGIVGPGIVGIVNGVLVTVFKVMPLVVTLGMNAVLLGTVFFIANGTPSGAPAELNGFALDRTLGVPNTLLIAIVVVVLAGLVTQKSIIGRRLTAVGVSERAAAALGIRVNMYQMFAYGFAGLAYGAGGVLLAGYTKTPALFLGDSYLLPTVAAVVLGGTALTGGIASVIATGIAALFLTQLGQLLRSLGWQDALQLIAQSVVLIAVVLLRELVPVLVRRSRARREQRPLAPAGASAG; from the coding sequence ATGACCGACTTCACCGGACAGGCCGGGTCGCTGTGGCGCCGGATGCTCTCCGGCAGCTGGGTGGGCATCACCGTCGCCACGGTGCTGCTGTTCGCGCTCTCGCCCGTGATCGCACCGGGATCGCTCGCCCCGGCACCGCTTCTCAGCATGCTGCCCTTCGCATCCGTCTTGGCCATCGTGGCCGCGGGCCAGACCCTCGTGGTGCAGCAGCGCGGGCTCGACCTGTCGATCCCCGGCATGATCGCGCTCGCCGCCGTGCTCTCGACCGGGCTGCCGCAGAACTACGGGTGGCCGCTGTGGGCGGCGGTGATCGCGGGCATCGTCGGGCCGGGCATCGTCGGCATCGTGAACGGCGTGCTCGTCACGGTGTTCAAGGTGATGCCGCTCGTCGTGACCCTCGGCATGAACGCGGTGCTCCTCGGCACGGTGTTCTTCATCGCCAACGGCACGCCCTCCGGCGCCCCCGCCGAGCTCAACGGCTTCGCGCTCGACCGCACGCTCGGCGTGCCGAACACGCTGCTCATCGCGATCGTCGTGGTGGTGCTGGCGGGGCTGGTGACCCAGAAGTCGATCATCGGGCGCCGCCTCACCGCGGTGGGCGTGAGCGAGCGGGCGGCCGCGGCGCTCGGCATCCGGGTGAACATGTACCAGATGTTCGCGTACGGCTTCGCCGGCCTCGCCTACGGCGCCGGCGGCGTGCTGCTCGCGGGGTACACGAAGACCCCGGCGCTCTTCCTCGGCGACTCGTACCTGCTGCCGACGGTCGCCGCCGTCGTGCTCGGCGGCACCGCCCTCACCGGCGGCATCGCGAGCGTCATCGCCACGGGCATCGCCGCCCTCTTCCTCACCCAGCTGGGGCAGCTCCTCCGCTCCCTCGGCTGGCAGGACGCACTGCAGCTCATCGCCCAGTCGGTCGTGCTCATCGCGGTCGTGCTCCTCCGCGAGCTGGTGCCCGTGCTCGTGCGGCGCTCCCGCGCACGCCGCGAGCAGCGCCCGCTCGCCCCCGCGGGCGCGTCGGCCGGGTAA